The following proteins are co-located in the Candidatus Protochlamydia naegleriophila genome:
- a CDS encoding RHS repeat-associated core domain-containing protein, which produces MVDAKGQIQELRILGTGYGAELGAAVAIEIKGRAFAPTHDHQGHVVSLIDATTGQPSEAYRYTTFGEETLINAQGAIIQTSEVGNPWRFASKRVDPETGWVYFGRRFYDPSNGRWTTTDPLGFADGPNLYAYLHHSPLSAFDAYGFVGEAYRDGCNVATNPNYFDGISNEYSPVFGDNAGNDAWASVQWQETKENLYAAFAGCVHGCFDFLTSHAYLFQSLAFAAGCDDLECSLEEKIQIQQAFAISQSNQIAATDAFVQQTMGVDANNAIYQAFRSGTTTTLEVATIAMGGYGLAKGAVGVVKAARIGMLEAKMASQALKQEAKYIAKPGMSINRGAESVNAGINLNKKLSQLEQSQQTAARIRELPDDRIRYYGIEKKATNSGPTRGACYVVEYTPHNGQTRGWYECYDHTGNVNRVHPKSINGQTVTSPHYPLIASEL; this is translated from the coding sequence ATGGTCGATGCGAAAGGCCAAATTCAAGAATTGCGTATTCTTGGAACAGGCTATGGAGCAGAGCTTGGCGCTGCCGTTGCCATCGAAATCAAAGGACGCGCCTTCGCGCCCACTCATGACCATCAAGGACATGTCGTTAGCCTCATTGACGCCACCACAGGCCAGCCTAGTGAAGCCTATCGCTATACCACGTTTGGTGAGGAAACTCTAATCAATGCGCAAGGCGCTATCATTCAAACCTCTGAAGTGGGCAATCCATGGCGCTTTGCCAGCAAGCGGGTCGATCCGGAAACAGGCTGGGTCTACTTCGGCAGACGCTTTTATGATCCAAGCAACGGACGCTGGACAACAACTGATCCCCTCGGTTTTGCCGATGGCCCCAACCTCTATGCCTACTTGCATCACAGTCCCCTTTCTGCCTTTGATGCCTATGGCTTCGTCGGCGAAGCGTACCGCGATGGCTGCAATGTGGCAACCAATCCTAATTATTTTGATGGTATCTCTAATGAATACTCGCCTGTGTTTGGCGATAATGCCGGTAATGATGCATGGGCTAGTGTTCAATGGCAAGAAACAAAAGAGAACCTTTATGCAGCCTTTGCCGGTTGTGTTCATGGTTGTTTCGATTTCCTAACTAGCCATGCTTATCTTTTTCAATCGCTGGCCTTTGCAGCAGGCTGTGATGATTTAGAGTGTTCGTTAGAAGAAAAGATCCAAATCCAGCAAGCTTTCGCGATTTCTCAGAGCAATCAGATAGCAGCAACTGATGCGTTCGTCCAACAAACTATGGGAGTCGATGCTAATAATGCCATCTATCAAGCCTTTCGAAGCGGTACCACAACAACCCTAGAGGTTGCTACAATAGCGATGGGAGGCTATGGACTAGCCAAAGGAGCAGTTGGAGTAGTCAAAGCTGCGCGGATTGGAATGCTTGAAGCTAAAATGGCTAGCCAAGCTTTAAAACAAGAAGCCAAGTATATTGCGAAACCTGGCATGTCTATTAATCGTGGTGCAGAAAGTGTTAATGCAGGTATTAATTTAAATAAGAAGCTTTCACAATTAGAACAATCTCAACAAACAGCTGCAAGAATACGTGAATTACCTGATGATAGAATTCGTTATTATGGTATAGAAAAAAAAGCTACAAATTCAGGTCCAACTCGAGGGGCTTGTTATGTGGTTGAATATACTCCTCATAATGGACAAACAAGAGGTTGGTATGAATGCTATGATCACACAGGAAATGTTAATAGAGTTCATCCAAAGAGCATTAATGGGCAAACTGTTACTTCTCCTCATTATCCACTCATAGCTTCGGAACTATAA